Genomic window (Pseudothauera hydrothermalis):
TATGCGTTGCACGTGAGCTGACCACCGCGGACGAATGGATCCGCAGCCAGACGATTGCCCAATGGCGCCTGGCACCGCCACCCGAGCTGGCGCGCCGGCCCGCACTGTTCTTGATTCTGGCCTGAGCGATCAAGCATGATCACGCAGCCACGCCGCCAAGTCCTGCGGTGTGGGCAGGCAGGCCAGCGGCTGCTCAGCCTCCAACGCCTCGCGCGGATGCGCCCCAAAACTCACCGCCAGCCCAGCCACCCCGGCATTTTTGGCCATCTGCAGGTCGTGCGTGGTATCCCCGACCATCAAGGCCCGCTCCGGCGACACCCCCAGCTCATCCATCAACTGTTCCAACATCGCCGGATGCGGTTTGGAAAAACACTCGTCGGCGCAGCGGGTGGCATGAAAGAAGGGACCAAGCCCGGAATGGGCCAAGGCGCGATTGAGTCCGACGCGGCTTTTTCCGGTCGCCACCGCAAGCAAGCGCCCGCGCGCGGCCAGCGATTCGATCATCTCGAACACGCCCGGAAAAAGCGTCAATTCATGGTCACGCGACAGATAATGGTGGCGGTAGCGCTCCACCATGCGTGGATAGTCGCGCTCCGGTAACGCTGGCACCGCATGGCGCAGCGCATCGCCCAAACCCAGCCCGATCACATGGCGGGCACGCGACGGCGAGGGTTCGGGCAGGCCCAGGTCCCGACAAGCCGCTTGGATGGACGAGACGATGGCCGCTGCCGAATCGAGCAAGGTGCCGTCCCAATCGAAAACGATGAGTTCAAAGCGTGGGGCCATGTTCAGGGCTGTCCTCGGCATCCAGATAATCGATAAAGCTTTGCAGCTCGTGCGGCAGCGGCGCATTCAGAGCCAGCACCTGGCCGCTACACGGATGGCTGAAGCGCAAGCGCGCCGCATGCAAAAACATGCGTTTCAGACCTTCGCCTTCCAGTTGTTTGTTGAGCGCAAAGTCGCCGTATTTGTCATCGCCCGCGAGCGGGAAACCCAGATGCGCCAAATGCACCCTGATCTGATGGGTGCGTCCGGACTTCAGTTCCACTTCCAGCAAACTGAAGCGCCGCCAGCGCTTGACCAAGCGCACCACCGAGTGTGACGGTTTGCCGTCAGCGCTGACCCGCACCCGACGCTCACCGTCGGCGGTCAGATATTTGAACAGCGGCAGCTTGACGTGCTGCAAGGCATTGGTCCAGCGACCCGAAACCAGCGCGAGATAACGTTTCTCGACCCGCCCTTCGCGCATCATGTCGTGCAACGCGGCCAGCGCGGAACGTTTTTTGGCGACGATCAACAGCCCGGAGGTTTCCCGATCCAGACGATGGGCAAGTTCCAGCATCCGCGCCTCTGGTCGCTGACTGCGCAACTGCTCGATGATTCCATAGCTCACCCCACTGCCGCCATGCACTGCCTTGCCGGCGGGCTTGTCCACCACGAGCAAGGCGTCGTCTTCCCATACTACCGGCAACGGCTTGCCGGCCGGCGCTGGCGCGCTGGCGCCAGGCTGCGCGAGGCGGAGCGGCGGAATACGCACCTCATCGCCAGCGACCAAGCGGTAGGTCTGCTGCACCCGGCGGCCGTTGACCCGCACTTGGCCGGCCCGCAGGATGCGGTAAATGTGACTTTTGGGCACGCCCTTGGCGAGCCGCAGCAAAAAGTTGTCGATGCGCTGGCCGGCCGCGGCCTCATCGATGCGCTCGTGTCGTACCGCAATCGCTTTGCCTTGTATCGTCATTGTGCAATATACTTGCCACTTGGTGTGTCTCGGTTGCGTCGACGCCCCTGCCGCGGAAAGCGCAGGAGACCGGACGACGATGAGCCCTACAGGAGTGCTCCCGGACTGCCAAAGCGTAACCCCGACGCCCAAAAAGGCGTCGATGGTAACGCAAACCGCAATCTTCGACATACGCCAGCCTGACCGCTGGACTTTGACGCGTCACTCACACGCAGGAATCAAATGCTTCCGCGCGACGGCCAATACCCTGGCCGTACCGGGGGAGCAAGAGAGTATCGACCAGCCGACCCATCACAGCCTGATACCAGACGGATGCAAGTAGCCCTACCCAACCGCTTCTGATCCCGTAGAGCGCGATGGTGCGCGCCGTTCGTCCTGCCCGTGGGTGTTTCGCGGGAGAACGACCAAAAATGAAGCGCATGCTTTTCAATGCGACGCAGGCCGAAGAATTGCGCGTCGCGATCGTGGACGGTCAAAAACTGATCGACCTCGATATTGAATCGGCCGCCAAGGAGCAACGTAAAAGCAACATCTACAAGGCAGTCATCACCCGCCTCGAGCCCAGCTTAGAAGCCGCCTTCGTCGACTACGGCGCCGACCGTCACGGTTTTCTGCCGTTCAAGGAAATCGCCCGCAGCTACTACCAACCCGGCGTCGATGGCAAGGCCAGCATCAAAGAGGCTTTACGCGAAGGCCAAGAGCTGATCGTCCAGGTCGAAAAAGACGAGCGCGGCAACAAGGGCGCGGCGCTGACCACTTATATCTCGCTGGCTGGCCGCTACCTGGTGCTGATGCCCAACAATCCGCGCGGCGGCGGCGTATCCCGTCGCGTCGAAGGCGAAGAGCGCGCCGAGCTGCGTGAAATCATGGACCAGCTGGAAGTGCCCGCCGGCATGAGCCTGATTGCGCGCACTGCCGCCATCGGCCGTAGTGCCGAAGAATTGCAGTGGGA
Coding sequences:
- a CDS encoding RluA family pseudouridine synthase, which encodes MTIQGKAIAVRHERIDEAAAGQRIDNFLLRLAKGVPKSHIYRILRAGQVRVNGRRVQQTYRLVAGDEVRIPPLRLAQPGASAPAPAGKPLPVVWEDDALLVVDKPAGKAVHGGSGVSYGIIEQLRSQRPEARMLELAHRLDRETSGLLIVAKKRSALAALHDMMREGRVEKRYLALVSGRWTNALQHVKLPLFKYLTADGERRVRVSADGKPSHSVVRLVKRWRRFSLLEVELKSGRTHQIRVHLAHLGFPLAGDDKYGDFALNKQLEGEGLKRMFLHAARLRFSHPCSGQVLALNAPLPHELQSFIDYLDAEDSPEHGPTL
- a CDS encoding HAD-IA family hydrolase, producing the protein MAPRFELIVFDWDGTLLDSAAAIVSSIQAACRDLGLPEPSPSRARHVIGLGLGDALRHAVPALPERDYPRMVERYRHHYLSRDHELTLFPGVFEMIESLAARGRLLAVATGKSRVGLNRALAHSGLGPFFHATRCADECFSKPHPAMLEQLMDELGVSPERALMVGDTTHDLQMAKNAGVAGLAVSFGAHPREALEAEQPLACLPTPQDLAAWLRDHA